In the genome of ANME-2 cluster archaeon, one region contains:
- a CDS encoding chromosomal protein MC1 codes for MTETRNFVLRDKKGKEHGVFTGKQPRQAALKAANRGNGTKKRPELIILRERGTKKLHHYNGWREEVSAPKNKPSWMPDNIKKPNVKKIHIEIVDKI; via the coding sequence ATGACAGAAACAAGAAATTTTGTATTGAGAGATAAGAAAGGCAAAGAACATGGAGTGTTTACTGGTAAACAGCCCAGACAAGCTGCCCTCAAAGCAGCTAACAGGGGAAATGGAACCAAGAAGAGGCCAGAACTAATCATTCTCAGGGAAAGAGGTACAAAGAAACTCCACCATTATAATGGATGGAGAGAAGAGGTTTCTGCTCCAAAGAACAAACCAAGCTGGATGCCAGACAATATCAAGAAACCTAACGTAAAGAAGATCCATATCGAAATAGTTGATAAAATTTAA
- a CDS encoding ABC transporter ATP-binding protein, whose protein sequence is MNIIQAINLTKRYRINNIAIDALQDVNLKIEEGEFVAINGPSGSGKSTLLHMLGCIDHPTSGKIYINNTDTSTLSSKSLAKLRLRQLGFVFQQFHLLPTLTAFENVELPMREAGVPGKERRERTGSLLESVGLGSRTRHIPSQLSGGEQQRVAIARALANRPAIVFADEPTGELDSGTGRRILDIFKSINREFLQTIIIVSHDKSVTSRAHRVIHLKDGRIVQ, encoded by the coding sequence ATGAACATAATACAAGCCATTAACCTCACAAAAAGGTATAGGATAAACAATATCGCCATAGATGCCCTACAAGATGTGAACCTAAAGATAGAGGAGGGAGAATTTGTAGCCATTAACGGACCCAGCGGTTCAGGCAAGTCCACCTTATTGCATATGCTAGGCTGCATCGACCATCCCACCTCTGGTAAAATCTATATCAATAATACAGACACTTCAACGCTATCATCAAAATCACTGGCTAAGCTCAGGCTCAGGCAACTGGGGTTCGTATTCCAGCAGTTCCATCTCCTGCCCACCCTCACCGCATTTGAGAACGTGGAACTTCCTATGCGTGAAGCCGGTGTGCCCGGGAAAGAACGAAGGGAAAGGACCGGGTCATTGCTGGAATCTGTGGGGTTAGGCAGCCGGACCCGGCATATACCCTCCCAGTTAAGCGGAGGGGAACAACAGAGGGTGGCCATTGCCAGGGCACTGGCCAACAGGCCGGCCATCGTATTTGCTGACGAACCGACCGGTGAACTGGATTCCGGTACAGGGAGACGCATCCTGGACATATTTAAATCAATTAACCGCGAATTCCTTCAAACAATAATTATAGTAAGCCATGACAAATCAGTGACCTCCAGAGCACACAGGGTCATTCATCTCAAAGACGGGAGAATTGTGCAGTGA